The Paenibacillus amylolyticus genome contains the following window.
AAAGTTGACCACCTCTCCATTTCTCTACTATAGAACCAAATCATATCCAATATAACCCACAATGTTCCATTTGCGAAGTGTAAAAACGAAAAAGAAACAACCTTTATTCTCAGGCTGCTCCTCTATTGAACTTCTCTCCTATTTGTACCTTCAGCCGTTTCACCTGTAAATTTCAGTTCAAATTTGATGGCATTTCATTCTCTTTGATCAACTTATAGTCTGCTGTGTAGGTACCTTTGGCGAGCACTTTTAAAAGTGTGCCTTGATCGAGTCTGGTACTGGTGCTGAATACCACTCGTTTCGTCTCGCCACTTTCGGTGAACCCCTGCTCCCTGTACTTATATCTGCCCTCATCATCTACAGGTTCACTTTGAACCTTAACATATACATATTCCTCTTTCATCATTGGATTAAACCGATCAAATGGCTCACGCATGAAGATATAGAGACCAGTCATCATGACGATCACAACGAGACAAGAAATGAGGATTCTTTTTTCATCATTTTTCCTCCTTCTATAGAGCATGGATAACGATATTTTTGTAATACCGAATGGTAACGACCGTGAATACTAAATAAATCAAAATGTATGCTGCCATACTGATTAGGATCGGGGTAAGCATGCTAGCGGCGATGAGGATAGAACCTACCTTCAAGGCAAAAGCAGCGTGTGTTAACCCAATGACCAGAGGGATTAAATATACGAAGAGTTGTTTACGAATGATGCCTTTCATGATGTCGTCTACTTGAAAACCGAGTTGTCGCAGTGTACGATACTGAGTTTTCTCTTGCTCTGCCTCGGTCATTTGTTTAAAGTACAAAATACTTCCTGTTGAAAGGATAAACACCAAGCCCAAAAATCCGGCAATGAAAATGAGGAGTCCAAAGTTCTGACGTGATCCCTCGTATGTGGAATAAAAGTCCCTGAGTAACAGGTCACTTTCCACGCTCGTTCGAAAGATATCCGAAGCGATATCTGTTCTCTCCGCGTCCAACACGTTAAATACTTCAAATGTCACCAACTGTTTGGACTCATCCTCCTGAATGCTGTCTCTCATTCGCTCGAAGGTTTCTTCATTGACTATTAATTGATCCCCATGAAGAATGTAATTCATTACATTATTAAGCACAGACTTGGAGACGGGTAGTAAATTGGTTTCATCATTAGATGCATATTGGACTTCCCAGGGAGATGAAATCTCCAATCCTTCTATAATGGCCCGCGAACTATGATAGATGGCCTCACCATCTTGGGGACGTTCCAAATCTAATCCGACCTGCGACATCTGCTCTGCTGAGAAAAGCAAAAATGGTCTGTTCCGGTGGCTTGGTTTTGAATGCTGATCCTGATCCACCCATGCACCATCAAATCGAAGGGCATGCACTTGATGAAATTCAAATTCAATCTGTGCATCTGCTAACTTACTTGTGATCACAGCAGCTTCCTCCGGCATATTTTCCACTGCAAAATCAAAAGGCATCGATAATCGTACATCCTTTTCAATGGAATAATATAAGGAATAGGACAGGGAAGTCATCGTAATGGTCATCGCGGACAAGATCGTGATTAAGGTTAGTGAATTGGCATGACCTTTCATTCTGTGCATTAGAGATGCGATCGAGAGACTATTAACCAGCCCGAGGTTCCCGTTTTGCTTTTTCCGATAAACATAGAGTATCCAGCTAATCGTCGTGTGAAAGACGAAATAGGTTCCCAGTATGGTACTACCGAGAACAATTAACATGATAAAAACCAACGTATCTGCATTGTACCCAATAAAGGTTGACACATAATAACCAAACCCGATAAGACCTATTCCGGCCCCTCCTAAAATGGCTGACACGATGCTTGGACGTCTGACAAAACTTTCATGTTGATGATTAGCCTGAAACAATTGCAGTAATGTACTGCGATATACCGTCCATAGGATCTGTAAGGTTGTAACCGCGAGCAAGCAGGTAAATACAGCAATCGTTTGAATAAATGCCTGGCCAGAGAACGTTAATCCGAACTTGGCATCAAGCCCTAACAGGTTCATTAACAGCAAGAGAAAGAGCCGTGAGAGCATGGTTCCAACGAATGTTCCGATCAACAAGGCCCCCAGGCCAAGTATGGTGTGCTCCAGAATCAGTACTCGAGCGACCCAAGCCTTCGACAAGCCAATGAACTGATACAATCCGATTTCTTGACTACGCCTTCTGATAAAAATAGTTGTCGCATACATTGTAAACACAATGGTGATCAGAATAAGCAATATGCCTGCGATCTGAAAAGCCGTTGAGAAGTTTACACTGGTTTGAACGGTTTCCATGACGGTTTGATCATTTTGTAGAGTTGAAAAGATAAAATACAAGCTGATGCTGAAAATCATCGCGAAAAAATAAAGATAATACATCTTGATGTTTTTCCGCATGCTGCGCATCACCAGTTTCCGTATATTCATTTCGGGCTGCCCCTCCAAGAACCGCCTGCATATCCAGAATGTCTTTAAAGAACGTTTCTCTCGTTTTTTCTCCCGGTACAATTCAGCAAAAATCTTGCCATCCTTCAGAAAAACGACTCGGCTACAATAGCTGGATGCCAGCGGGTCATGTGTAACCATAACAATGGTGACTTGCCGGGACTGGTTGATTTCATGTAAATTCTCTAACAGATTAGAGGCTGATTTGGAATCCAAGGCACCGGTAGGCTCATCTGCAAAAACAAGTGAGGGCGAGTGAATTAACGCTCGTGCCGCAGAGGTACGCTGCTTTTGTCCACCTGAAATTTCAGTAGGATACTTATCCGCTAATTCCGTAATACCTAAAATCGCTGCAATCTCATTAAACTCATATTCAGCTTCCATTGTGCTCATTTTCGTTAAAGACACCGGCAGTAATATATTTTCTTTGACCGTTAACGTATCAAGCAGATTGTAATCCTGAAAGATAAAACCTAGATGTTGACGACGAATATCTGAAAGCTGTCTATCCTTCATTTTGGAGATCTCGTATGCTTGTATGAAAATTTCGCCATCTGTGGGACGGTCAATGGTTGCTAAAGTATTGAGAAGGGTGGTTTTGCCAGAGCCTGAAGGTCCCATAATGCCAACAAACTCTCCTTCTGTCACGCGAAGGTTGATGCCTTGTAATACCTGTTGGACGTTTCCTTTCGAACCATATGATTTACGTAGTCCTTCCGCAAGTAAAACGGTCTTCGGTGTGATTTGATCTTTCATCCCATACACTCCAATCTTGTTGTTCTATACACAGTGTAATCCTTTTGTATCTATTGGTCGTATGCTTTAGGTGATAAAATAAGATCCAATGTGATATTTTTGTCACGTTGCCAAAATAAAAAGCAGTCAGGTTTTATCTCCTAACTGCTTTAATCATGCTTATTATCCATAGGTGATCGTCTAATTTGTTCAAATGGATTGTCATTTGAGAATACCATCCCAATCGATGTCCCTTCACCAACAGCTGTAGCAACCTCAAGTCGAATGTGTAGCTTCTTGCTTATTTCTTTGGCAAGATAAAGTCCCATTCCGGTGGCTGCATGCTGAATCCTTCCATTTTCTCCAGTAAAGCCTTTATCAAATATACGTGGCAGGTCATGTGCTTGAATGCCAGGTCCTTCATCTTTAATCGAGACCATGACATCTTCATTTTCTTGGAGATCCATATGAATGGAGACTTTTCCATCGGTTGGACTGTATTTTATCGCATTTGTTAGAAGCTGTCTCATTACAAATCCGCACCACTTTTTATCCGTATACACGCTAACCCCGGTATTCCCCGTCACCTCAATGGTTATATTTTTTTCCATGCACCATGTTGATAACTCACGCACCTCTTCTCTTATCAAATCTTGCACATTCTGCTTGTCTGGGAGCAAGTCTGACTCTAGGTTAGCTAATCGCGAAATATAAAGCTGCCGGTCGATCAATAAGTGCATCCTCAACCAGGGGGCATTTAACCTCTGCACTAACTCATTGGAGCGGTGTCCATCAAGGATGATCTTCATCGCAGTAAGGGGCGTTTTCACTTCATGAACCCATGAAGAGAGGTCATCATGTTCCATCCGCTGGGTTAACTGATCCTCACGACGTTTGTTTTGAGCATGCTCATGAATGTTTTGCAAAAGGGTATACATCACCCCGTCAGGGAAACGACTTTGGGGTTCGGAAATATTTTCAAACCAGTCATCTTCCACTTCGTTAGACAGGGTATGCAAAGACTTATAATAGGCTGTTTCCCTCTGATATCTCCATATTAGAAAAATAATACTGATGGTTAGAAACAACGTATTTAAATAGATTAGTGAATGAGGATCCACATCTATACCCGCGTCAAATTGTATCAGAGCATTGGTGAGCAGCAACAGTAACCCGATTAAGCCAATCCAACTTTTTTTATAAACAAGATAAGCGATGAACACTGTGAAACCTCCTAAAGCGTAACGGCCATGTACCCCAGACCTTTTTCAGTTACAATCCCCTCAGCTAAATGGAGAGAAGCGAGCTGTTGCCGTAATCTTGTAATGTTGGCAGTGAGCGTGTTGTCATTCACGTATTGATCATCATCCCAGAGTCTTTTCATCAGTTCATGTCGTGAGATGACCTTATTATTGGACCTTATTAAAATTGAAAGAATAAAGAATTCATTTCTGGTCAGGCCAATCGTCTTCCCATCCTTATGTATTTCGCAACTTTTCAAATCAATAATCGCCTGATTCCACTCCATTACATCGGAGGATGCTTCTTCATACGTATACGCTCGACGAAGAATAGCCTGGACCTTGGCAAGAAGTACATCCATATGAAAAGGCTTCTGAACGTAATCGTCCGCCCCTAAATTCATGGCCATTACCATATCCGTCGGATGGTCTCTGGATGAAAGAAAAATAATCGGAACTTTGGACACGGCGCGTATTTCCCTACACCAATGAAACCCGTCAAACTTGGGAAGCTGTATATCAATAATCACCAAGTGAGGCCGATGATCTGCAAAGGCATCCATCACATGAGAAAAATCATTAGGGTGACTTACTTCATAAGACCATTGACTTAACCCTTCTCTAAGCGCATCCAGAAGAAGAAGGTCATCCTCAATAATGAAGATATTCATATTCATGTATAACCCTCCTTTTGATGTAAATTACTTACTGGTAAATGTGCTCATACAACGACGTCCGATGGGCTTAGGGGCTGGATACTGGTCACTCGCTTCTCAGAGTGACAATATGCTGTTAGCCAGTGGAAGTTCTGGAAGCAGCGATTCTATTTAAGGCATTCTCAAAATAGTCATACACTTGATCTGCAATTTTCAGAAACTCTTCAACAGATACATCGCTATCCAAGTAACAAGCATACAGATACTCAACTAAAGCGCCGTCAATCGAGCAATAATTTATTATGGCATCCTTCATCTTAATGATTTCATCTTCCCATACCCCTGTATCTTCTAGAACCAAAGAGTATAATGCGCGAATTAATCTCTTCGAGTAACCTTTAATATATCTAGTTTTCATTGCATTATCACTAGCATTAGAAAGTGAACGATGTACACGATCAACTTCCTCCTTGGTATCTGTATTCAAGTCTACAATAAATTCTGGAGAAATTATGATCGGTGCTACTTTTTCACCAATATCCTGCCCATGGATGCATACACAGATGACCTTAACCCAAAAACCCCAATCATTCGGTCTACTCAATACATCATCAATCGAGCAAATAATCGTATCCACCTTAGTGACGAATGGATATTCTTTCAACAGCCTGTCTTTGATATTTGACAATCTTTCGTAATCAATATGCTCGGGATTTGCACATACAATAGTAAAGTCTGCATCTGACTTAAAAGGTGTAGCTGTTCCTTTTGGAATCGAGCCACACATATAAATGCTATGAATCTTATCTTTGAATTCCTTAAGTACATACTCCACATACTTATCAACCAAATCCTTATATTCACTTTGTATGGTAATTCTGTTAATAACCTTCTCTAATATCATATGGACTGCTCCCAACCTAAGAATTTTTTCGGCTAATGTTCTTGTATCTACTTCTCACCAATCATAAAAAATTGTTTAATCTGTTGGTTTTCCGTATTAAATGGTTGCCCCTCATAATCTACAAACCGCACATTCTTGAAACCTGCAGCCTCCATAATTTGTACATAACAATAACTGTTTACATTCTTTGCACCCAATCCTGTCTTATGAATCATTGTATCATTGGGTATATCAAATATGATCTCTTCGTGTTCCGAAACACATGTCGCTCTATTATATTCGTGTCGTACCAAGCGATAAATTCCATCGCGATATGTCCAAGTGCGGCAGTCATTGTGTCGTTCATCAGAATGGTATTTAAAATAATTTTCATTCCACATCTCATAGATAAAGATACCAGTTGGCTTTAAAGCGTTGAACACTCGATTCGTAGATACCCCTGTTAATCCAACAGGATCAGTCCAAATCGCTACATCAAATTCTTTGTCAAAGTTTAACTCATTAAAATCACAAACAAAATAACTTGCCTTTTCAAAAGCTCTATTGTAATCCCTTGAATATTCAATGAAAGTATTTGAGATGTCTATACCTGTAACCTCATAACCTGGTTCCAACCATACTTGATGATACCTAGATATTCCACAGGCAATGTCCAGAATTTTGGTTGAATTCTCAGGAAATAACTTTTGCAGCTTTTCAGCCATAACGATCTGGGTTTCAAGATCATCGAAACCCCATTTGATATATTCTTTGTCGTAATCTTGCTCACCATATCGATTGAACTTTTCTACTATAATTTTCATTTATCCCCCTCATTTCTTACGATTTAAGGTTCTTTCCCATAACGTT
Protein-coding sequences here:
- a CDS encoding ABC transporter permease; this encodes MNIRKLVMRSMRKNIKMYYLYFFAMIFSISLYFIFSTLQNDQTVMETVQTSVNFSTAFQIAGILLILITIVFTMYATTIFIRRRSQEIGLYQFIGLSKAWVARVLILEHTILGLGALLIGTFVGTMLSRLFLLLLMNLLGLDAKFGLTFSGQAFIQTIAVFTCLLAVTTLQILWTVYRSTLLQLFQANHQHESFVRRPSIVSAILGGAGIGLIGFGYYVSTFIGYNADTLVFIMLIVLGSTILGTYFVFHTTISWILYVYRKKQNGNLGLVNSLSIASLMHRMKGHANSLTLITILSAMTITMTSLSYSLYYSIEKDVRLSMPFDFAVENMPEEAAVITSKLADAQIEFEFHQVHALRFDGAWVDQDQHSKPSHRNRPFLLFSAEQMSQVGLDLERPQDGEAIYHSSRAIIEGLEISSPWEVQYASNDETNLLPVSKSVLNNVMNYILHGDQLIVNEETFERMRDSIQEDESKQLVTFEVFNVLDAERTDIASDIFRTSVESDLLLRDFYSTYEGSRQNFGLLIFIAGFLGLVFILSTGSILYFKQMTEAEQEKTQYRTLRQLGFQVDDIMKGIIRKQLFVYLIPLVIGLTHAAFALKVGSILIAASMLTPILISMAAYILIYLVFTVVTIRYYKNIVIHAL
- a CDS encoding class I SAM-dependent methyltransferase, with protein sequence MKIIVEKFNRYGEQDYDKEYIKWGFDDLETQIVMAEKLQKLFPENSTKILDIACGISRYHQVWLEPGYEVTGIDISNTFIEYSRDYNRAFEKASYFVCDFNELNFDKEFDVAIWTDPVGLTGVSTNRVFNALKPTGIFIYEMWNENYFKYHSDERHNDCRTWTYRDGIYRLVRHEYNRATCVSEHEEIIFDIPNDTMIHKTGLGAKNVNSYCYVQIMEAAGFKNVRFVDYEGQPFNTENQQIKQFFMIGEK
- a CDS encoding response regulator transcription factor, producing MNMNIFIIEDDLLLLDALREGLSQWSYEVSHPNDFSHVMDAFADHRPHLVIIDIQLPKFDGFHWCREIRAVSKVPIIFLSSRDHPTDMVMAMNLGADDYVQKPFHMDVLLAKVQAILRRAYTYEEASSDVMEWNQAIIDLKSCEIHKDGKTIGLTRNEFFILSILIRSNNKVISRHELMKRLWDDDQYVNDNTLTANITRLRQQLASLHLAEGIVTEKGLGYMAVTL
- a CDS encoding YxeA family protein; its protein translation is MLYRRRKNDEKRILISCLVVIVMMTGLYIFMREPFDRFNPMMKEEYVYVKVQSEPVDDEGRYKYREQGFTESGETKRVVFSTSTRLDQGTLLKVLAKGTYTADYKLIKENEMPSNLN
- a CDS encoding nucleotidyltransferase domain-containing protein, producing the protein MILEKVINRITIQSEYKDLVDKYVEYVLKEFKDKIHSIYMCGSIPKGTATPFKSDADFTIVCANPEHIDYERLSNIKDRLLKEYPFVTKVDTIICSIDDVLSRPNDWGFWVKVICVCIHGQDIGEKVAPIIISPEFIVDLNTDTKEEVDRVHRSLSNASDNAMKTRYIKGYSKRLIRALYSLVLEDTGVWEDEIIKMKDAIINYCSIDGALVEYLYACYLDSDVSVEEFLKIADQVYDYFENALNRIAASRTSTG
- a CDS encoding sensor histidine kinase; translation: MFIAYLVYKKSWIGLIGLLLLLTNALIQFDAGIDVDPHSLIYLNTLFLTISIIFLIWRYQRETAYYKSLHTLSNEVEDDWFENISEPQSRFPDGVMYTLLQNIHEHAQNKRREDQLTQRMEHDDLSSWVHEVKTPLTAMKIILDGHRSNELVQRLNAPWLRMHLLIDRQLYISRLANLESDLLPDKQNVQDLIREEVRELSTWCMEKNITIEVTGNTGVSVYTDKKWCGFVMRQLLTNAIKYSPTDGKVSIHMDLQENEDVMVSIKDEGPGIQAHDLPRIFDKGFTGENGRIQHAATGMGLYLAKEISKKLHIRLEVATAVGEGTSIGMVFSNDNPFEQIRRSPMDNKHD